In Babylonia areolata isolate BAREFJ2019XMU chromosome 10, ASM4173473v1, whole genome shotgun sequence, the following proteins share a genomic window:
- the LOC143286529 gene encoding uncharacterized protein LOC143286529: protein MGHFLACNVSLFLFLVLPSLPVTASLPVYNDPTQPGFLDLLSEARQSYDTSAVDSAYGQRQQSLMNTVVENLSAFDDPEEEDADTLSPEEDVEEIQKRTAEEMEKILDRIYSGVLTVEKGRKMMVVPPTPPPTPPYDIGSSTGQRQASGVRPSSYFVRIGRSGRKSQYDSDEGSVQASSLQDPQNPSISNSVINPKSVVSQHRDRAYRNSRKNGAGNPQEEKPDEPSKDESRRRRSLHPTKRRDKKYSPRSRYMRYGRTPTATSLDGDDSRTPARRHLSDILFPDCGLSLNGFLRIGRRGTAESEEQEAMERYMNQLSKLAGTSFVRIGRLPSSAFRQGISATNTGLLAGSLALRRSPGFRLTKNGVIRMGKRPSC, encoded by the coding sequence ATGGGACATTTTCTTGCCTGCAACGtttcccttttcctcttcctcgtATTGCCATCACTTCCGGTAACGGCGTCACTTCCGGTATATAATGATCCCACGCAGCCCGGATTCCTGGACCTCCTAAGCGAGGCCCGACAGAGCTACGACACCAGTGCTGTAGACAGCGCTTACGGGCAACGCCAGCAATCGCTCATGAATACGGTGGTGGAAAACCTCAGCGCTTTTGACGATCCAGAAGAGGAGGATGCAGACACGTTGTCGCCGGAAGAAGACGTCGAAGAGATCCAGAAGCGCACCgcagaggagatggagaagattTTGGACAGGATCTACAGTGGGGTGCTGACGGTGGAGAAAGGCCGTAAGATGATGGTCGTGCCCCcgacaccaccccccacaccaccgtATGACATCGGCAGCAGTACCGGTCAACGACAGGCCTCTGGTGTGCGTCCGTCCAGTTACTTTGTCAGAATTGGTCGCTCTGGACGGAAGTCACAGTATGACTCTGATGAAGGTTCTGTACAGGCCAGTTCACTCCAAGACCCACAAAACCCATCCATTTCTAACTCCGTCATCAACCCAAAGTCAGTCGTTTCCCAACACAGAGATCGTGCATACCGTAATTCGAGAAAGAACGGCGCTGGGAATCCACAGGAAGAGAAGCCTGACGAGCCCTCTAAAGAtgaaagcagaaggagaagaagcctGCACCCGacaaaaagaagagacaaaaaatATTCTCCACGAAGCCGCTACATGAGGTACGGCAGGACACCCACAGCGACATCCTTGGATGGTGACGACTCCCGAACGCCAGCAAGAAGGCATCTGTCCGACATCCTATTCCCTGACTGCGGCCTGTCGCTCAATGGTTTCCTCCGGATAGGACGACGCGGGACAGCGGAGAGTGAGGAACAGGAGGCTATGGAGCGATACATGAACCAGCTGTCCAAGCTGGCAGGGACGTCTTTCGTGCGAATCGGCAGGTTGCCGTCCTCCGCCTTCCGACAGGGGATATCAGCTACTAACACTGGACTTCTAGCAGGCTCTCTGGCCTTGAGAAGATCTCCCGGGTTCCGGCTGACCAAAAACGGAGTCATTCGAATGGGGAAGCGACCttcgtgttga